One Glycine max cultivar Williams 82 chromosome 6, Glycine_max_v4.0, whole genome shotgun sequence DNA segment encodes these proteins:
- the LOC102662850 gene encoding protein MAIN-LIKE 1-like, giving the protein MSSTTRRRTRKVKSTTTTPPTMVKKQQPCRRKQERAKPSRGRGSKNHAQKEEELRTRGLGHALGYVTGRGVGRGDRDDYDDAPQRQRPTTSARRQRVPVTAAHDEPVLPAPDVEADVFSDDPMAPADVEDTRADIPADTSTQAAEDEHEGFPGGPSDPSVLTQYTDIVACNVWTGEEHPELKLSSHGRKVHSLGRSVPAIEGLVAGTGLSPLIVCSLDTGDRGLLSSFVERWHRETYSFHLPMREVQITLDDVSPLLHLPVVGDLHAFQPLHVDDAVQMLVDLLMVFAEAAGPEAGQCHGPYVHLQWVRDIYEHQCQAGHWTAATNVHVVYLEALRDLSQTRRYA; this is encoded by the exons ATGAGCAGCACAACCAGAAGAAGAACGCGCAAGGTGAAGAGCACCACCACCACGCCGCCAACAATGGTGAAGAAGCAACAACCATGCCGTCGAAAGCAAGAACGCGCAAAGCCCAGTCGAGGTCGCGGAAGCAAGAACCACGCGCAGAAGGAAGAAGAACTGAG gaccAGAGGATTAGGTCATGCCTTAGGTTACGTTACGGGCAGAGGTGTGGGCAGAGGAGATCGTGATGATTACGATGACGCTCCACAGCGTCAACGGCCTACCACATCCGCACGGAGGCAGCGAGTACCTGTGACTGCGGCACACGATGAGCCAGTGCTCCCTGCGCCAGATGTAGAGGCTGATGTATTTTCGGATGACCCGATGGCACCAGCTGATGTAGAGGACACTAGGGCAGACATTCCTGCAGACACAAGCACCCAGGCTGCTGAGGATGAGCATGAGGGATTTCCGGGTGGTCCGAGCGACCCATCCGTGTTGACCCAATATACGGATATCGTTGCTTGCAATGTATGGACGGGAGAG gagcaTCCTGAGTTGAAGTTATCCTCTCACGGGAGGAAGGTCCATAGTTTAGGAAGGTCTGTCCCTGCCATTGAGGGACTAGTTGCTGGGACAGGACTAAGTCCTCTGATTGTGTGTTCGTTAGACACTGGCGATCGGGGACTTTTGTCCTCGTTTGTCGAGCGGTGGCACCGGGAGACGTATAGTTTCCATCTCCCTATGCGAGAGGTACAAATCACGCTGGACGACGTCTCGCCGCTTTTGCATTTGCCCGTGGTTGGCGACTTACACGCCTTTCAGCCCTTGCACGTGGATGATGCAGTTCAGATGCTGGTGGACTTATTGATGGTCTTTGCAGAGGCTGCCGGGCCTGAGGCAGGGCAGTGTCATGGACCGTACGTACACCTACAATGGGTACGTGATATCTACGAGCACCAATGCCAGGCAGGTCATTGGACAGCTGCAACCAATGTTCATGTTGTGTATTTGGAGGCCCTTCGTGACCTTAGTCAGACCAGGAGGTACGCCTA